The Hemicordylus capensis ecotype Gifberg chromosome 6, rHemCap1.1.pri, whole genome shotgun sequence genome window below encodes:
- the CXCR6 gene encoding C-X-C chemokine receptor type 6: MAISVTSHNVTSHMPDNYDDYYYDNDNYNENFLAACRVFLVCMYSFTCIFGVFGNGLVLIILIFYQKVKMVTDIFLVSLATADLCFLCTLPFWAYTAAEEWIFGTVLCKIIRGFYTLNLYGSMLTLTCVTIDRYFAIVQATKAHISQAKRKDWGKTICILVWVISLAFALPQFIYSTQNTIDKSVCWTKYPSDRVALCVEGIQMVLGFFCPILVMMVCYSTIMNTLLKAKGFHKHKSLKIIFAIIMTFVLTQTPYNLLKLIRAAHRRIIVEYNFEHALIVTEAIAYFHSCLNPVLYFFIGAKFRKNLVRILKNIGCTKHQQIMEQWQMTEDDASKTYTGSHNVEETTMYPV; encoded by the coding sequence ATGGCTATCAGTGTCACATCCCACAATGTCACATCCCACATGCCTGACAATTATGATGACTACTACTACGACAACGACAACTATAATGAGAATTTTTTAGCAGCTTGTAGAGTTTTCCTAGTATGCATGTACTCATTTACCTGTATCTTTGGAGTGTTTGGAAATGGGTTGGTTCTCATAATATTAATTTTCTATCAGAAAGTGAAGATGGTAACTGACATATTTTTAGTGAGCTTAGCTACAGCTGACTTGTGCTTTCTTTGTACTTTGCCATTCTGGGCATATACTGCCGCTGAGGAGTGGATCTTTGGCACTGTGCTGTGTAAAATCATCCGAGGTTTCTACACTTTGAATCTGTACGGCTCTATGTTAACTCTAACCTGTGTAACTATTGACAGGTATTTTGCTATTGTCCAAGCCACCAAAGCCCACATCAGCCAAGCCAAAAGAAAAGACTGGGGTAAAACAATCTGCATTTTGGTTTGGGTGATATCTCTGGCATTTGCTCTTCCACAATTTATCTACAGTACACAGAATACAATAGACAAAAGTGTATGTTGGACAAAATATCCTTCAGATCGTGTGGCACTGTGTGTGGAAGGAATCCAAATGGTTCTTGGATTCTTCTGCCCTATACTTGTTATGATGGTTTGCTACTCAACAATTATGAACACTTTACTCAAGGCCAAGGGTTTCCACAAGCACAAATCCTTGAAAATAATATTTGCTATCATCATGACATTTGTTCTTACGCAGACACCCTACAACTTGTTGAAACTCATACGTGCTGCACATAGGCGTATCATTGTGGAGTACAATTTTGAGCATGCACTGATTGTGACAGAAGCTATTGCTTATTTCCATAGCTGCCTCAACCCTGTTCTCTATTTCTTCATTGGCGCAAAATTTAGGAAGAATTTGGTAAGAATTCTTAAAAATATTGGATGTACTAAACATCAGCAAATCATGGAGCAATGGCAAATGACCGAAGATGATGCCTCAAAAACCTACACTGGCTCACATAACGTAGAGGAAACAACCATGTATCCAGTGTGA